The following proteins come from a genomic window of Streptococcus pneumoniae:
- a CDS encoding YneF family protein: MDLLLAIVLIVLAFLGGALGGMYLVRKQIEKEFADNPRLNAEAVRTLLSANGQKPSEAKVQQVYHQIIRQQKAALANNKKKK, encoded by the coding sequence ATGGATTTACTTTTAGCAATTGTATTGATTGTGCTAGCTTTTCTAGGAGGAGCTCTTGGAGGAATGTACTTGGTTCGTAAGCAAATCGAAAAAGAATTTGCTGACAACCCACGTTTGAATGCTGAAGCAGTTCGTACTCTTTTGAGTGCAAATGGTCAAAAACCAAGCGAAGCTAAGGTACAACAAGTTTACCACCAAATCATCCGCCAACAAAAGGCAGCCCTTGCTAACAATAAAAAGAAAAAATAA
- the racE gene encoding glutamate racemase, with protein sequence MDNRPIGFLDSGVGGLTVVRELMRQLPHEEIVYIGDSARAPYGPRPAEQIREYTWQLVNFLLTKDVKMIVIACNTATAVVWEEIKAQLDIPVLGVILPGASAAIKSSQGGKIGVIGTPMTVQSDIYRQKIHDLDPDLQVESLACPKFAPLVESGALSTSVTKKVVYETLRPLVGKVDSLILGCTHYPLLRPIIQNVMGPKVQLIDSGAECVRDISVLLNYFEINRGRDAGPLHHRFYTTASSQSFAQIGEEWLEKEIYVEHVEL encoded by the coding sequence ATGGATAATCGACCAATTGGTTTTTTGGATTCGGGTGTCGGGGGCTTGACCGTTGTGCGCGAGCTCATGCGCCAGCTTCCCCATGAAGAAATCGTCTATATTGGAGATTCGGCGCGGGCGCCCTATGGCCCCCGTCCAGCTGAGCAAATTCGTGAATATACTTGGCAGCTGGTCAACTTTCTCTTGACCAAGGATGTCAAAATGATTGTCATTGCTTGTAACACTGCGACTGCGGTCGTCTGGGAAGAAATCAAGGCTCAACTAGATATTCCTGTCTTGGGTGTAATTTTGCCAGGAGCTTCGGCAGCCATCAAGTCCAGTCAAGGTGGGAAAATCGGAGTGATTGGAACGCCCATGACGGTACAATCAGACATATACCGTCAGAAAATCCATGATCTGGATCCCGACTTACAGGTGGAGAGCTTGGCCTGTCCCAAGTTTGCTCCCTTGGTTGAGTCAGGTGCCCTGTCAACCAGTGTTACCAAGAAGGTGGTCTATGAAACCCTGCGTCCCTTGGTTGGAAAGGTGGATAGCCTGATTTTGGGCTGTACTCATTATCCACTCCTTCGCCCTATTATCCAAAATGTCATGGGGCCAAAGGTTCAGCTCATCGATAGTGGGGCAGAGTGCGTACGGGATATCTCAGTCTTACTCAATTATTTTGAAATCAATCGTGGTCGCGATGCTGGACCACTCCATCACCGTTTTTACACAACAGCCAGTAGCCAAAGTTTTGCACAAATTGGTGAAGAATGGCTGGAAAAAGAGATTTATGTGGAGCATGTAGAATTATGA
- a CDS encoding nucleoside-triphosphate diphosphatase, producing the protein MTNKIYEYKDDQDWYVGSYSIFGGVNSLSDYKTDFPLFEFSKIFGDEEYGFPLSVTVLRYGSTYRLFSFVVDMLNQEMGRNLEVIQRHGALLLVENGQLLYVELPKEGVNVHDFFETSKVRETLLIATRNEGKTKEFRAIFDKLGYDVENLNDYPDLPEVAETGMTFEENARLKAETISQLTGKMVLADDSGLKVDVLGGLPGVWSARFAGVGATDRENNAKLLHELAMVFELKDRSAQFHTTLVVASPNKESLVVEADWSGYINFEPKGENGFGYDPLFLVGETGKSSAELTLEEKNSQSHRALAVKKLLEVFPSWQSKPSL; encoded by the coding sequence ATGACAAATAAAATTTATGAATATAAGGATGACCAGGATTGGTATGTTGGGTCTTATAGTATTTTTGGTGGCGTTAACAGTTTGAGCGACTATAAGACAGATTTTCCTCTGTTTGAATTCTCCAAAATATTTGGAGATGAAGAGTATGGTTTCCCGCTTTCAGTTACTGTTTTACGCTATGGTTCTACCTACCGTTTGTTCTCCTTTGTGGTAGACATGCTTAATCAAGAAATGGGACGAAACTTGGAAGTTATTCAACGTCATGGGGCCCTGCTCTTGGTTGAAAATGGGCAACTCTTGTATGTAGAATTGCCTAAAGAAGGGGTCAATGTTCATGATTTCTTTGAGACAAGCAAGGTCAGAGAAACCTTGTTGATTGCGACTCGTAACGAAGGCAAAACCAAGGAATTCCGAGCTATCTTTGATAAGTTAGGCTACGATGTGGAAAATCTTAATGACTACCCTGACCTGCCTGAAGTAGCAGAAACAGGTATGACCTTTGAAGAAAATGCCCGCCTTAAGGCAGAAACCATTTCTCAATTAACGGGCAAGATGGTTTTGGCAGATGATTCTGGTCTCAAAGTCGATGTCCTTGGTGGCTTACCAGGCGTCTGGTCAGCTCGTTTCGCAGGTGTGGGAGCAACTGACCGTGAAAATAATGCCAAACTCTTGCACGAATTGGCCATGGTCTTTGAACTCAAGGACCGCTCGGCTCAGTTCCACACAACCCTAGTCGTAGCCAGCCCAAATAAGGAAAGTTTAGTTGTTGAAGCAGACTGGTCAGGTTATATTAACTTTGAACCTAAGGGTGAAAATGGCTTTGGCTATGATCCCCTCTTCCTTGTAGGAGAGACAGGTAAGTCATCAGCTGAATTAACCCTGGAAGAAAAAAATAGTCAATCTCACCGTGCCTTAGCCGTTAAGAAACTTTTGGAGGTATTTCCATCATGGCAAAGCAAACCATCATTGTAA
- a CDS encoding metallophosphoesterase — translation MAKQTIIVMSDSHGDSLIVEEVRDRYVGKVDAVFHNGDSELRPDSPLWEGIRVVKGNMDFYAGYPERLVTELGSTKIIQTHGHLFDINFNFQKLDYWAQEEEAAICLYGHLHVPSAWLEGKILFLNPGSISQPRGTIRECLYARVEIDDSYFKVDFLTRDHEVYPGLSKEFSR, via the coding sequence ATGGCAAAGCAAACCATCATTGTAATGAGCGATTCCCATGGCGATAGCTTGATTGTGGAAGAAGTCCGTGATCGCTATGTGGGCAAAGTCGATGCCGTTTTTCATAACGGCGATTCTGAACTACGTCCGGATTCTCCACTTTGGGAGGGCATCCGCGTTGTTAAAGGGAACATGGACTTCTACGCCGGCTACCCAGAACGTCTGGTGACTGAGCTTGGTTCGACCAAGATTATCCAAACTCATGGTCACTTGTTTGACATCAATTTCAACTTTCAAAAGTTGGACTACTGGGCTCAGGAGGAAGAGGCCGCTATCTGCCTCTATGGTCACTTGCATGTGCCAAGTGCTTGGTTGGAAGGCAAGATCCTCTTTCTAAATCCAGGTTCTATCAGTCAACCACGAGGTACCATCAGAGAATGTCTCTATGCTCGTGTGGAGATTGATGATAGTTACTTCAAAGTGGACTTTTTGACACGAGATCACGAGGTGTATCCAGGTTTGTCCAAGGAGTTTAGCCGATGA
- the cbpB gene encoding cyclic-di-AMP-binding protein CbpB, whose translation MIAKEFETFLLGQEETFLTPAKNLAVLIDTHNADHATLLLSQMTYTRVPVVTDEKQFVGTIGLRDIMAYQMEHDLSQEIMADTDIVHMTKTDVAVVSPDFTITEVLHKLVDESFLPVVDAEGIFQGIITRKSILKAVNALLHDFSKEYEIRCQ comes from the coding sequence ATGATTGCCAAGGAGTTTGAGACTTTCTTGTTGGGGCAGGAGGAAACTTTTTTGACCCCTGCTAAAAATCTAGCTGTGTTGATTGATACCCACAATGCGGATCATGCGACCCTCTTGCTCAGTCAGATGACCTATACCCGTGTTCCCGTTGTGACAGATGAAAAACAGTTTGTTGGGACGATTGGACTCAGAGATATTATGGCTTATCAGATGGAGCATGACTTGAGCCAAGAAATCATGGCGGATACGGATATCGTTCATATGACAAAAACGGACGTAGCGGTTGTTTCGCCTGATTTCACCATTACGGAGGTCTTGCACAAGCTAGTAGATGAGTCCTTCTTACCGGTTGTGGATGCAGAGGGTATTTTCCAAGGGATTATTACGCGCAAGTCCATCCTCAAGGCCGTTAATGCCCTCTTGCATGACTTTAGTAAGGAATATGAGATTCGATGCCAATGA
- the xerD gene encoding site-specific tyrosine recombinase XerD yields the protein MRDRISAFLEEKQGLSVNSKQSYKYDLEQFLDMVGERISETSLKIYQAQLANLKISAQKRKISACNQFLYFLYQKGEVDSFYRLELAKQAEKKTEKPEILYLDSFWQESDHPEGRLLALLILEMGLLPSEILAIKVADINLDFQVLRISKASQQRIVTIPTALLSELEPLMGQTYLFERGEKPYSRQWAFRQLESFVKEKGFPSLSAQVLREQFILRQIENKVDLYEIAKKLGLKTVLTLEKYR from the coding sequence ATGAGAGACAGGATTTCAGCCTTTTTAGAGGAAAAGCAGGGCTTGTCTGTCAATTCCAAGCAGTCCTATAAGTATGATTTGGAGCAATTTTTAGACATGGTAGGTGAGCGGATTTCTGAGACCAGTCTCAAGATTTACCAAGCCCAGCTAGCCAATCTAAAAATCAGCGCCCAGAAGCGAAAGATTTCGGCCTGTAACCAATTTCTATACTTTCTCTATCAAAAAGGAGAGGTGGACAGCTTTTACCGCTTGGAATTAGCCAAACAAGCTGAAAAGAAGACGGAAAAGCCAGAGATTCTATACCTAGACTCTTTTTGGCAGGAAAGCGACCATCCAGAGGGCCGCTTGCTAGCGCTCTTAATCCTAGAAATGGGGCTCTTGCCCAGTGAGATTTTAGCCATCAAGGTTGCGGACATCAATCTGGATTTTCAGGTGTTGCGAATCAGCAAGGCTTCCCAACAGAGGATTGTCACCATTCCCACGGCCTTGCTTTCAGAATTGGAACCCTTGATGGGGCAGACCTATCTTTTTGAAAGAGGAGAGAAACCCTATTCTCGTCAGTGGGCCTTTCGTCAGTTAGAATCTTTTGTCAAGGAGAAAGGTTTTCCATCCTTATCAGCTCAAGTCTTACGTGAACAGTTTATTCTAAGACAAATAGAAAACAAGGTCGATTTGTACGAAATTGCAAAAAAATTAGGATTAAAAACAGTCCTGACCTTAGAAAAATATAGATAA
- a CDS encoding segregation/condensation protein A — MDIKLKDFEGPLDLLLHLVSKYQMDIYDVPITEVIEQYLAYVSTLQAMRLEVTGEYMVMASQLMLIKSRKLLPKVAEVTDLGDDLEQDLLSQIEEYRKFKLLGEHLEAKHQERAQYYSKAPIELIYEDAELVHDKTTIDLFLAFSNILAKKKEEFAQNHTTILRDEYKIEDMMIIVKESLIGRDQLRLQDLFKEAQNVQEVITLFLATLELIKTQELILVQEESFGDIYLMEKKEESQVPQS, encoded by the coding sequence ATGGATATTAAATTAAAAGATTTTGAAGGCCCCCTGGACTTGCTCTTGCATCTGGTTTCTAAGTACCAGATGGATATCTACGATGTGCCCATTACGGAAGTCATCGAACAGTATCTAGCCTATGTTTCAACCCTGCAGGCCATGCGTCTGGAAGTGACGGGTGAGTACATGGTCATGGCTAGTCAGCTCATGCTGATTAAGAGTCGTAAACTCCTTCCGAAGGTAGCAGAAGTGACAGACTTGGGGGATGACCTGGAGCAGGACCTCCTCTCTCAAATCGAAGAATATCGCAAGTTCAAGCTCTTGGGTGAGCACTTGGAAGCCAAGCACCAAGAACGGGCCCAGTATTATTCCAAAGCGCCGATAGAGTTGATTTACGAAGATGCGGAGCTTGTGCATGACAAGACGACCATTGACCTCTTTTTGGCTTTTTCAAATATCCTAGCCAAGAAAAAAGAGGAGTTTGCACAAAATCACACGACTATCTTGCGGGATGAGTATAAGATTGAGGACATGATGATTATCGTGAAAGAGTCCTTGATTGGACGAGATCAATTGCGCTTGCAGGATTTGTTCAAGGAAGCCCAGAATGTCCAAGAGGTCATCACCCTCTTTTTGGCAACCCTAGAGTTAATCAAAACCCAGGAGCTGATCCTCGTGCAAGAGGAGAGTTTTGGAGATATCTATCTCATGGAAAAGAAGGAAGAAAGTCAAGTGCCTCAAAGCTAG
- the scpB gene encoding SMC-Scp complex subunit ScpB, whose translation MSTLAKIEALLFVAGEDGIRVRQLAELLSLPPTGIQQSLGKLAQKYEKDPDSSLALIETSGAYRLVTKSQFAEILKEYSKAPINQSLSRAALETLSIIAYKQPITRIEIDAIRGVNSSGALAKLQAFDLIKEDGKKEVLGRPNLYVTTDYFLDYMGINHLEELPVIDELEIQAQESQLFGERIEEDENQ comes from the coding sequence ATGAGTACTTTAGCAAAAATAGAAGCGCTCTTGTTTGTAGCGGGTGAAGATGGGATTCGGGTCCGCCAGTTAGCTGAACTCCTCTCTCTGCCACCGACAGGCATCCAGCAGAGTTTAGGAAAATTAGCCCAGAAGTATGAAAAGGACCCAGATTCCAGTTTGGCTTTGATTGAGACAAGTGGTGCTTATAGATTGGTGACCAAGTCTCAATTTGCAGAGATTTTGAAGGAATACTCTAAGGCGCCTATCAACCAGAGCTTGTCTCGGGCTGCCCTTGAGACCTTGTCCATTATTGCCTACAAACAGCCGATTACGCGGATAGAAATTGATGCCATCCGTGGAGTTAACTCGAGTGGAGCCTTGGCAAAGTTGCAGGCTTTTGACCTGATAAAGGAAGACGGGAAAAAGGAAGTATTGGGGCGCCCCAACCTCTATGTGACTACGGATTATTTCCTAGATTACATGGGGATAAACCATTTAGAAGAATTACCAGTGATTGATGAGCTTGAGATTCAAGCCCAAGAAAGCCAATTATTTGGTGAAAGGATAGAAGAAGATGAGAATCAATAA
- a CDS encoding pseudouridine synthase, with translation MRINKYIAHAGVASRRKAEELIKQGLVTVNGQVVRELATTIKSGDKVEVEGQPIYNEEKVYYLLNKPRGVISSVTDDKGRKTVVDLLPNVKERIYPVGRLDWDTSGVLILTNDGDFTDEMIHPRNEIDKVYVARVKGVANKDNLRPLTRGLEIDGKKTKPAVYEILKVDPVKNRSVVQLTIHEGRNHQVKKMFEAVGLQVDKLSRTRFGHLDLTGLRPGESRRLNKKEISQLHTMAVTKK, from the coding sequence ATGAGAATCAATAAGTATATTGCCCACGCAGGTGTGGCCAGTAGGAGAAAAGCAGAAGAGCTGATTAAGCAAGGCTTGGTGACGGTTAACGGCCAAGTGGTGCGTGAACTAGCAACCACTATCAAGTCAGGCGACAAGGTCGAAGTTGAAGGTCAACCTATCTACAACGAAGAAAAGGTCTACTATCTGCTTAACAAACCACGCGGTGTGATTTCCAGTGTGACAGATGATAAGGGTCGCAAGACGGTTGTCGACCTCTTGCCCAATGTCAAAGAGCGTATTTACCCTGTGGGTCGTTTGGACTGGGATACATCAGGTGTCTTGATTTTGACCAATGATGGGGACTTTACAGACGAGATGATTCACCCTCGTAATGAGATTGACAAGGTTTATGTCGCGCGTGTTAAGGGTGTGGCCAATAAGGACAATCTCCGCCCCTTGACCCGTGGTCTTGAGATTGATGGTAAGAAAACCAAGCCAGCTGTTTATGAAATTCTCAAAGTGGACCCAGTCAAAAATCGCTCTGTGGTGCAGTTGACCATCCATGAAGGGCGTAACCATCAGGTTAAAAAGATGTTTGAAGCTGTTGGTCTCCAAGTAGATAAGTTGTCTCGGACTCGTTTCGGACACCTAGACTTGACAGGACTCCGTCCAGGAGAATCCCGTCGTCTTAATAAAAAAGAAATCAGCCAACTACACACCATGGCTGTAACTAAGAAATAA
- the yidD gene encoding membrane protein insertion efficiency factor YidD, with product MKRILIAPVRFYQRFISPVFPPSCRFELTCSNYMIQAIEKHGFKGVLMGLARILRCHPWSKTGKDPVPDHFSLKRNQEGE from the coding sequence ATGAAACGAATTTTAATAGCGCCTGTGCGCTTTTACCAACGTTTTATCTCACCAGTCTTTCCACCCTCTTGTCGCTTTGAGCTGACTTGTTCCAACTACATGATTCAGGCTATTGAAAAACATGGTTTTAAGGGGGTATTGATGGGCTTGGCTCGGATTTTACGTTGTCATCCCTGGTCGAAAACAGGTAAGGACCCCGTTCCAGACCACTTTTCCCTTAA